The DNA sequence CTCGATGGATCTCTATTACGTCTTTTAATCTATAAAAAGCCTATAGGGATTACTTTATCAGGATGGTCCCTAAAAATTAATGAACCAGCCTCGATAGATCATCCCTCTGTGAGTCATTTAGATCCTGGATCTTTACTTAGTTATTTAAATACTTCTAAAATTCTTTGTGAGCATGGTTCGATTAATATGAAGACGGTCTCGGGATCTTGGCTGTCGGTATCGGGTTTTTACTTAGAAAGGTCAACAAAGAAGTTCATGACTAAGTGTGTCGTAAGCGAAGATCAGCAGTCTGGAACTATCTTTATAGAGAGTATATTTTCTCCTACAAGTATCTCTGCACAATTTTCTTCTGTGCCTATTGCTTTCTTTAAAATTTTTATAGCATCTCCATTTTGGGATCATCTCTTGTCTTATGAAGATATAGTAAACTTATCAGCAGAGGCAGCGCATACTAATGATGGTAAGATATCTATGACAGCTTCTTGTCAAGGAAATCAAATCCAATGCAAACTTCAAGGTCATGTATATAAATCGGTATTCTATATTATAGAAGGAAGCTCTTCGTTCATAGAGCTTAAACCTGAATTGGCATCTGCTCTCTGTAACCTCATGATTCCATTGTCGACACCAATCAGTAGCAAGCAAATTCATGCTACTGTGTCACATGCAAAAATTCCTTTAGATATAAGTAAATGGAAACAGATTGAAATTACTTCTCAAGCGCAGCTTCCTCAGATTTCAATATACCCAGAAGATCCTAACCTAGCTTTACAACTGCGTGACACTCAACTAGGTATTAAAAAGACTGAAAAATTCTCAGATATTCGCTATGCCTCGTCGACAGTTTTAGGTGGTGCTGCTCCTTCTCATCTTAATGGTTTAATACGGATAGACAGTAAAAAGAAGCTTACTAAATTTCGTCTACAGCAAGCACAACTTCCCCATACCTATTTAAGAGCTATTTTCCCTAAGCCTTTTATTATAAATACTCCCCTAGATGTTCCCTACTACTCATTAAACATAGAAGGAACATATAAAAATGCCCATTTAGATGCAGACGTTATTCTGGATAATCCGTTACTAAAATTAACTTGTTCAGCATCTGGCGCGTGGAAGAATTTTCTCTTTAAAGGAGAGGGAACGTATCACTTTAATAAAAAATGGCAAAAAATACTTTCTCCTCATTTTTCTTCCGCTGAAGCTACATTCTCGGGAAGAGCACAAATTACAGAAATGAATCTATTTTTTCCCAAATTTTCTGGTAAAATTACCGCAGGAGAAAATGAATTTTTCATTCATGCAAAATTTGGATCCCCTCGTGAACCTATAAAGCCTGAAACCACATCTATTCTAGTTCACGGACATTTTTCGTCACTTCCGCTGAGCCTTATCTCCAATCATTTTTCTCCCTTTCAACTGAAAGACTTGAACTTTTCCTTCCATACGGATGGAGCAAAGTTTATAACTAAGGGAAATTTGCAAGCTCTTATTGATAATCCAGATTACCCAAATCTAAATCACACACGTATTTTAGTTCCTGAAATTCTTATTACTCCTGAAGAATTTTCTTCTCCCTCTTTGGAAGACCTGACAGTCCAATGCTCTGGAGAGATCTTTTCTCTACCTTTGGACTCAATTACAAAGATCTATGGGAAAAAAGTTCTGCTTTCTCCTTACTTTGGCTCATCCGGAGATATCAAATTTGAGTTAAATTATAACCCTAAAGATCTAGAACAACTCAAGTTAAATTCAAACTTTAAATCAGACGCTCTCTTAGCAGAACTGAATTTGATCATGGATTCCTCTATGAAGTTATCCTCTGGAAGCCAAGGGATTCTTCAATGGGAGGTAACTCCTGAACGTTATGCAAGTTTCTTTAAAAATGCATCGTGCTTGCCTACATGCCTGCTTCATAGAACTGCAAGCTTACGTCTAGATGTATCGAAACTCTCATGTCCAGATCAAACAAAGGGCCTTTCTTGCCTAACACTTTTGGTTGCAGGAGGACTTGAAGGCTCTCTAGCTACAACACCATTAATTTTCTATGATAATGTGTCTAAAGAGACTTTTATTATTAATGACTTTCAAGGTTCTTTACAAGCCGATAATTTAGATTCTAAAATAGAATACAAGCTCAACGGCTCCTGTCTAGCCCCTAGGCAGGACTCAAAGGCTCCTGCAGAATTTTCTTTAGAAGGAAGAGTGAACCACTTATTCTCTCCAGAATCAAGGCAGTTTAAACAAACTGCACACTGGATTCACATTCCTTCTTCCTTTATTGCTGGAATTATGCCAATGTCACTAGGATTGAAAGCTCAAATATGTTCTCTTGCTGGCCCTAGAATTAACGTATCCATTAAGAATGAGCTTGACATTGGTGAAGGATCAATTGACATTATGGTAGATTCTGAGAACCTTCAAGCTCAAATTCCACTAATCTTAAAAGAACAATCAATTTTACTTAGAGATAATCTCAAAGCTCATCTTAATATCAATGAAGATGTAAACAAAGCATTTTTACAAGAGTTTAATCCACTCATGGCAGGAGGAGCCTATTCTCAACATCCAGTGACTTTAGAGATCAATAAACAAAATTTCTATCTTCCTATACGTCCCTACTCTTTTGAAGAATTCCGAATACAATCAGCAACTTTGGATATAGGTAAAGTCTCGATAGCAAATACAGGAACTATGTACGCTCTTTTCCGATTTCTAGATATTACTGAGAATAAACAATTTGTAGAATCTTGGTTTACTCCTATTTTTTTTTCTGTGCAAAAAGGTTCTATCAACTGTAAGCGCTTCGACGCTCTTATTGACGGTCGAATACGCCTTGCTCTATGGGGAAAAACTGATATTGCTAATGATCGTCTTTTCATGACTTTAGGCATTGATCCGGAAGTTATTAAGAAGTATTTTCATAACACTTCTTTAAAAACTAAAGACTTCTTCCTTATCAAAATTCGAGGATCCATTTTGTCTCCTGAAGTCGACTGGTCCTCAGCTTACGCTAGAATTGCTCTACTAAAAAGTTATAGTCTTGGAAATCCTTTTAGTAGTCTTGCTGATAAACTGTTCTCTTCTCTTGGTGATTCTACGCCTCCACCCACAGTGCATCCTTTCCCATGGGAAAAAAATAATCCTAATTCTATAGAAAACAAACTTTCTGGAAAGTAGTGCTGTGGGCTGCTGATCACTTCTACTAAAAGAATCGATTCTAAATATGTCTGAAAAGCTTAACATTTAGATTTTTAAGAAATATAAATGTATGTATAATGCATGTAATATTTACATCGATTCTAAATATAGTAGGGGTTTTTTACATCTCTAGATAGGGGTTTTTTACATCTCTAGATAGGGGTTTTTTACATCTCTAGATAGGGGTTTTTTACATCTCTAGATAGGGGTTTTTTACATCTCTAGATAGGGGTTTTTTACATCTCTAGATAGGGGTTTTTTACATCTCTAGATAGGGGTTTTTTACATCTCTAGATAGGGGTTTTTTACATCTCTAGATAGGGGTTTTTTACATCTCTAGATAGGGGTTTTTTACCATCTCTAGATAGGGGTTTTTTACATCTCTAGATAGGGGTTTTTTACATCTCTAGATAGGGGTTTTTTACATCTCTAGATAGGGGTTTTTTACATCTCTAGATAGGGGTTTTTTATGGCAAATTCATGCGCTTACGCAAAATGTTATTCTAGTTGGCAAGCTTCTCTTATGAGGAGTTTAGACTCTTATTTCGCTTGCTCTACTAGGGTGAGACAAAGAATTGTTCTGGTAGATCCTAATGGCCTTGCTTTCGTTAAAGAAGAAAAATTTAAGATTTCTACATTAGAAAAAATCTTAAAGATTATGTCCTTTATTATCTTCTTCCCTCTTGTCATAGTTGCCCTAGCCATACGCAATTTCTTACATAAAAAATTGGATAGATTTTCTATCAAATGCCTTTATCTACCAACAGAAATGACTAGAGAAGAAGAGCTTATCTTTGCTGCCAATCCTCAATTAGTTAAAGAAGCTGTCTTAACTGCAGTTCCTTTATTTTATTATACTCCGAAGAAATATCAGCTTATAAAATTCGAAGCTCTTGAAGGACAGGCTCCTAAAATTACTTTCTCTATAAATATAGAGTTGCTCTTAGAAGACTTGGATCTGCAATCTCTTAATTGGCCAACAAAGTATCTATACGATGACTTAGACTTTACAGGTCATCCAGAGGAGGAGGCCCTAATTAATAAGATTCGTGCAATTGAAGGAAAAGATAGCGAGGAGATGAGTCTAGAAAGCAAAAAACTCTTGGTGCTACATTTCCTAGAATGTATCTGCACCCAGCACCCCACTCTTAACGAAGAAGATGAAGGTACTGTACATATACGGTTGCCTTTTACATATCATGAACATGGATATAAGACACCCATTAATGTATGTAGATACAAGAAAACCATATGGTATAAGATCTTCTTTTGGCAGACGGGCTCTGCTTTCAGAAACTCACCTGGATCACTCGTGTATGATAGACTTGTAAAGTTAGGGGTGTTTACGGCAAATAATTATTGTTCACTCGTTCGTACTCAATATATATCCGCTAGTGCACCATTCCGTGCCCTGTTTGAGGCTGACCCAATATCTATGTTAAAATTAGCAGGTTTTCTTTTCTAAAATTAAATATCCTAACAACTACTTGGAATTTTAATTATATATTCCGATTTCAATTAAAGTCAGGGACTGTATTTTTTTTCCTTGCAATAAGGCATCTTATAGTCCCTAGAAAATAACTACTAGAAAATTAAGAGTTGGACAGAAGTTTGTTGTCTAGAAGACTTTTAAATCTTCAGAGTTCTAGTAAAGGAAGTCTCTAGGCTATACTCTCAAAAATATCAGGAAAGGTTTACTTATTGATCCTGCCTTATTGGTTTCTATCGAAAGCTGTATCCTCTTCGCATTCCTGATATTTTAGGGTAAGCACTTTCCTGTTTTTTAGAGGTCGATGGCTTTAAATTTTGAACCACTTTTCTGACCGCGCTTTTAACTTCAGTTAGCATCTCACTGGGTTTAGGGAGGCATGGCTCAAAGTAATACAGACAATGCAGGAGTAGTCGAATAAAAATAATATAAAAAATATTATTCGTGTTTTTTAATTAATTATTTTTATAAAAATAAAAATTAGTTAATTAATTATTTAGGATCATAACTCATGAGAAAAAGCCACTCTTTAGATCAAACCTCAACAAAAAAAGAAGTTATTTCTAAAGCTATTCAGAAAATTATTAAAATTATGGAAGCAACAGAACCTCCTCTATCCTTAGAAAATTCAAATTCAGAAATTACAGGGATATTAGAAGAGATCAGAGAAATTAAACAAACGCTTTCAAAACAAGCTGAAGGGCTCCAGATGCTTGAAAAATATTGTTCTCAAGAAACACTCTCTGATCTTCAGGATAATGCATCATCACTAAAGCTTTCAATCAACAGTGTGATAGAAGAGCTTGGTTCTTTGAAACATCTTGTAGAAGAAAGCATAGAAGAATCCTTAGGTCAGCATGACCAACTCATCCAATCTGTACTTATTGAAGTCTCAGATAAATTTCTTTCTTCTATAGGAGGGACTCTTTCTGGAAAACTTGATATGAGTAATAATAAGATTCAAGGACTTCTAACTCAAGAAAATCCTGAAGAATCTGATGCGGCTTCTGTGGGGTATGTACAAAGGTTGTTCCAACCATGCAATACGAGAATCGGCGAAATTTATGAGAAAGTATCTCTTCATGATACCAATATCTCTTCATTGCAGTTCCATATGATGTCAGTAGCCGGAGGTAAATTCCGAGGTCATATTGATATGAACGGGTATCGTATTTTAGGAGTCGGTGATCCTAAAAATGGAGAAGATGCAGTTTCTAAGGACTACCTAGAGCGCTATGTTAGTTCTCAACTCTCTTCAGAAAAGACTGAGGAAAAATTACCTAAAAAAATGAATACAGGAAAACTTCTCTATTCTCAGGGACTTAGTCCTAAATTAGAAAGCCCTCTACCTCTAGGACTTCTTACTTCTGGAATCCTTGGATTTACTTGGAAAAGCACAAGTAAATCGAGTGATGGTAGTTTTCCTTTTACTGCGCTTAGACATAAGGAAACAGAATCTGATACTGAGTGTTTCCGTATTACATCAACAACACTATCAGGAAATCAATCAGGAACCTATAAATGGTCCTTGTCTTTAAAAGCTTTGGTCCCTGCTATTTTTAACCTCAAAAATCCTGAAGTTCTGCTTTCAGTTATGTACTATTACGAAGATTGGATTCCTATCGATAATATTTTGAATATGTCCCAACCAATTACGTTACCCCTTGCTTTAATAGGACAAACTATGCTGGGAGGACACAAATATGACATTTTAGAACTCGCTCCACATCAAACAAACGAGACTTTATTAATTAGCCCTAACTGTTCTGGATTCTCTTTACAATTAAAAAATACTCAACAATTTGAAAATACTCCAATTGATTTTTATGTAGTCCACGCTGCTCACTCCTGTTACTGGTTAGGATTCTAAATAACCACTACAGCTGCTTTTAGCAGCTGTAGTCAATATTCTTCAGAATGCAAATATTTCGATAACGGATGATCTAAATTTAACTCTCCATTACGCTTGTCATAGGCACCGGCAATAGTTCCTTGATCTATAAGATAAATACGATCCAAACAACTATGAACAAATTGCATATCATGGGTTGTTACACCAACAGTGAACTTCTGATCACGTAGTGTTTCTAAAAGATGCCTGAATGATGTGGTAGCAAAAGGATCTAAAGCTGATGTTGGTTCATCAAAAAGCAGCGTACGCTTATCCATGCACAGAGAACGTACAATTGCTACACGTTGTTTTTGGCCTCCAGATAGTTGATCAGGATAACTCTCAGCAACTTCTGCTATCCCAAGAAAATTTAAAAGCTCAAACGCCTTGTCTCTAGCCTCTTGACTACTGCGACCTTTTATATGAATTTGCGGATGTGTGCAGTTTCCTAAGACTGTCATATGAGAAAATAACTCGGGTTGTTGAAAAACCAAAGCTGGCGTCTCGCCTTGAATAACAATGTCTCCTTGTATAGGCTTAACTAGCCCCGCAAGAGCACGTAAAATTGTGGTTTTCCCTGAACCACTTTTACCAACAAACAGTGTAATATGTCCCTCTTCTAAAGAAAAAGTTACGTCATATAAAACCTTCTTCTGATTAACAGAATAAGCTAGATTTTCCACCTTAATTGTCATAACTCCTCCTTTTCTCTGACAACCTAGCAACACAAGAAAATGCTGTTGTCATCAAGAAATACAGCCCAGCACAAACAAGGTACATTTCCATAGGATTCAACTCCCTGGAAACAATGTCTTTAGTTACTTTAGTTAATTCAGGAACCCCCACTACCATCAAAATACTACTTTCCTTAATTAAAGAGACAAACTCATTTGTTAGTGATGGCAATATATTTTTAATGACCTGGGGATAAATAATATAAATAAAAATTTGATGCTTTTTATACCCTAAAACAATGGCAGATTCCCATTGTCCGATAGAAAGAGAATTGATTCCTCCACGAATATTTTCTGCAAGATAGGCAGCGGAATTCATACTTAAAGCAATAATACCTGCAACTAAAGGTGTTGGTTCTATAGGAACAACTCCAGGCAAGCCAAAATATACAATTAAAATTTGAATAAATAAAGGGGTTCCACGAATGATAGTGACATAACTATTAGCTAGAAATTTAGTTAACCGTGAGGGAAAATATAAAGAAGTTACTGTTCCAATTAATAACCCCAAAATAGAACCGCAACAAATTCCTATACCACTAATAAATAGTGTGTATCCGCACCCTCGCAACAATAATTTTGTTGTAAGTAGCCAATGATCCATTCTGACCTCTTGTGCATATTTATTTACAATAAAAGCATATTTATGCAATTAATCCAAGAAAACTTGTAATAGGTTTGCAATAGCATCCACTAAAAGTAAAAGACGCTGTTCTTCAACAGGGGTCACAAAGACAGTATCATCTCCTGCTAAAGTTCCAAGAACCTCATCTTTAAGCTCTTCATCTATCAATCCCGCGATCCAAGAAGCAGAACCAGGTACCGTACGGATCACGATAAGATAGGTGTTATGACGAATAGAAACAACTAAACGAGGGGCATGAATGTTATCCTTCGAGGGTGGTAGAGAATAACTTGGCCCATGATGACCAGGAATCTTGACAGCATGAATTTTTCGTAACCATCGAGATACGGAAGACTGTGTAGTAGTGAATCCTTGAGCAGATAGTTTCTCGCACAACTCTTCCTGAGTTGCCGCTCCTTCAAGACGTAAAATTTCTTTTAAAGTTTCCTCTATAGTTAATTTTTTTTTCATAGAACCCCTGTGTAACTTTTACTTGCTCATATTGAGAAGTCACCCATACTATGGAAGGTAACTTTTTCTTTGTTTGGTTTATTATGCTCACCCTAGGCTTAGAAAGCTCTTGTGATGAGACTGCTTGTGCTATAGTTAATGATGATAAGCAGATATTAGCAAATATTATTGCATCTCAAGATATCCATACATCGTATGGTGGCGTCGTCCCCGAACTTGCCTCAAGAGCGCATCTGGATACTTTCCCAAAAGTCATAAATAAAGCTCTAGAACAAGCAAATCTTTCGATTAAGGATGTAGATCTGATCGCAGTAACACAAACCCCAGGATTGATAGGCTCTCTATCAATAGGAGTACATTTTGCTAAAGGGCTTGCTATAAGCACAAGGAAACCTCTGATTGGAGTTAATCATGTCGAAGCTCACTTATATGCTGCTTATATGGCAGCGCAAGACGTCTTGTTCCCTGCCCTTGGTCTTGTGGCTTCTGGAGCTCATACTGCAGCATTTCTTGTTGAAAACCCTACATCATACAAGCTCATAGGGAAAAGTCGAGATGATGCTATGGGAGAAACTTTTGATAAAGTGGGGCGCTTTTTAGGGTTGCCCTATCCTGCAGGACCGTTAGTTGAAAAACTTGCCCTAGAAGGTTCTGAGAATGCTTATTCCTTTAGTCCTGCTAAAGTTCCTAATTATGATTTCTCTTTCAGTGGTCTTAAAACTGCAGTCCTATACGCAATTAAAGGAAATAACACGAACCCACGCTCTCCTGTTCCAGAGATATCTCAAGAAAAGCAAAAAGACATCGCAGCTTCATTTCAGAAAGCTGCGTGCACTACTATTGCACAAAAACTTCCTACTATTATAAAAGAATTTTCGTGTCAGTCTGTACTTGTTGGAGGTGGCGTAGCCATTAATAATTACTTTCGATCAGCAATAAAAGCTACGTGTAATTTACCCCTATACTTCCCTCCTGCCAAGCTATGCTCTGATAATGCGGCTATGATTGCAGGTCTAGGAATAGAATCTTTTAAAAAAAACTCGAGTATTTCGGACATTCATTTATGCGCAAGATATCAGTGGGAATCTGTCTCGCCCTCGTTTGTGTTTTCTCTCTAGGACTCCAAAGTTGTAAAAAGTACAATCGTCTTTATATGCCAAAAGGTGAACTCGCTATTAATATACGAGATGAGCCTCGTTCTCTAGATCCAAGACAAGTACGACTACTTTCAGAAATCAGTCTTGTTAAGCATATCTATGAGGGGTTAGTAGAAGAAAATACTACTTCAGGGATTATAGAGCCTGCTCTTGCAGCAAACTACTCTGTCTCTGAAGACGGTCTAACCTATACTTTTAAATTGAAACAAGCTTTTTGGAGCAACGGCGATCCTATCACAGCTGAAGACTTTTTAGCTTCTTGGAAACAGATGGCTAATCAAGAGGTCTCCGGAATCTATGCTTTTGCTTTTAATCCGATTAAAAATGTAAGAAAAATTCAAGAGAAAGAACTCTCTATAGATCACTTTGGAGTGAGTGCCCCAAATGAATCTACGCTTATTGTTACCTTAGAATCTCCAACCTCACATTTCTTAAAACTTCTAGCTCTTCCTGTCTTTTTTCCTGTTCATAAATCTCAAAGAACCCTTCCTTTGAAAGAAAGTTTGCCTATAACAAGCGGTGCTTTCTATCCAAAAAAAATCAAACAAAAACAGTGGATAAAACTCTCAAAAAATCCTTATTACTATAATCAAAAGCAAGTTGAAACCCAAACAATTACTATCCACTTCATCCCTGATGCAAATACAGCGGCAAAATTATTTAACCAAGGCAAACTTAACTGGCAAGGACCTCCTTGGGGAGAGCGAATTCCCCAAGAAACTCTATCTAGTTTAGAGTCTAGGGGACATCTGCACTCTTTTGATGTTGCTGGAACTTCATGGCTTACTTTCAATATCCATAAGTTCCCTCTCAATAATATGAAACTTAGGGAGGCATTAGCATATGCATTAGACAAAGAGTCGCTTGTTTCTACTATATTTTTAGGTCGTGTAAAGACTGCCAATCATCTTTTGCCCACAAATATTCATAGTTATCCTGAACAACAGGAACAAGAAATATCCTACCGCAAAGTTTATGCTAGAAAACTTTTTACAGAGGCTCTTGAAGAACTCCATATCACTGCTAAAGACTTAGAACATCTAAATCTTATTTTCCCGGTATCTTCACCTACAAGTTCCCTCTTAGTCCAACTTATCCGAGAACAGTGGAAAGAAAGTCTAGGATTTACTATTCCCATTATAGGCAAAGAATTTGCTCTGCTTCAATCAGACTTGTCCTCAGGAAACTTTTCTTTAGCCACAGGGGGATGGTTTGCAGATTTCTCTGATCCTATGGCATTTCTTACAATTTTTGCTTATCCATCAGGAGTGCCTCCCTACGCAACTAACCATAAAGGCTTCCTTGAGCTTCTCCAAAACATAGAGCAAGAAAAAGATCCCAATAAGCGTTCCAACTTGGTATCCCAAGCCTCGTTTTATTTAGAAACATCTCATATTATTGAACCTATTTATCATGATGCTTTTCAATTCGCTATGAATAAAAAACTTTCTAATCTAGGAGTCTCGCCAACAGGAGTGGTAGATTTCCGTTATGCTAAAGAAAACTAACTTTTCCTTAGATTGATCAAGAACTGAATCTTATATTAAGTGGGTGTCATTATGACACCCTTGATTCCCTAACTTTATCTTCTAAAGTTATACTTTCTTGGTTTCCTTCAAAATGCTCCGAATCTCCATCTTCTAAAGGAACTTTAGTCATAAATATGAAAAAAGTGCGCTATCCTTTTGATCGAATAAAAGCCCATCTGATGGCAGATCAAAACATAATGCGTGACATAATGCGTGATGTATTCTGAAGGATTGGTCAAATAGCGCTCTTAAAACAGAGAAATAAAGATCAAACTTTGCCCTTATTTATACCATTATGTCATTCTAATATTCGAATTGCTTTGAATAAAAATATTCAAAACTTTAAAAATCCTAGTCTCTTGAATCGAAGGACATCTGATTTTCGTTTTTTAGAGAAAGTATTGAGCTTTGTTATAACTTAATTATTTTTGTGAAAATGTTTTTACGATGGGTTTCATTATTTTTATTGATCACTAGTCTTACTGGATGCCTTCCCTACTCTGCAAAACACAAACAATCTTTAACTATTGCAATTCACGATGATCCTATAGCTTTCTCTCCTGAACAAGCAAAACGATCAATGGATCTATCAATTGCAAAATTGCTTTTTGATGGTCTAACTAGAGAAACTCCTACCGGCTCTAATGGTTTAGAGCTTGCAATTGCTAGTCGATATACAGTTACCGAAGATTTTTCGTCTTATACATTCTATATTAAAGACAGCGCCTTATGGAGTGATGGAACACCCATTACTTCTGAAGATATTCGGAATGCTTGGGAGTATTCCCAAGAGCACTCTCCTCATACAAAAGTTTTTGAAGGTCTCCACTTTTATACCCCTTCTGTAAATGCAATCAATATTGTTTTAGAATCACCAAACGCAGATTTTCCAAAGCTTCTTACCTTTCCTGCTTTTGCTATTTTTAAACCCCGCAACTCCAAAATCTTCAGTGGCCCTTATACTCTTATAGAATACTCACCAGGCAATAGCCTTTTTTTAAAGAAAAATCCTAACTATTATGATTATCATTACGTCTCAATAAATTCGATCACACTATTAATTATTCCTGATATCTATACAGCAATTCATCTTCTAAATAGAGGAAAAATTGATTGGGTAGGACAACCTTGGCATCAAGGTATTCCATGGGAGCTTCATCGACAAACTCAATATTATTATCATAGCTATCCTGTAGAAGGAGCTTTCTGGCTCACCCTAAACACGAAATCCCCACATCTAAAGAATCTTCAAAACAGACATCGATTGGCAACTTCTATTGATAAACGTTCTTTAATTCAAGAAGCTCTTCAAGGGAGCCAAGAACCTGCAGAAACACTTTCTCGAGGAATGCCACAACCCAATCAGTATAACAAAGAAAAGCCATTAACACCTCCAGAAAAACTAGTGTTGACGTATCCTTCAGATATTTTCAGATGCCAACGAATTGCAGAAATTCTGAAAGAACAATGGAAAGCTGCCGGCATAGATTTAATATTAGAAGGTCTGGAATACCATCTTTTTGTTAACAAACGAAAAGTTCAAGATTATGTTATAGCAACGCAAACAGGTGTAGCCTATTATCCTGGAGCTAACTTAATGCCTGAAGAACACAAACTCTTACATAATTTTGAAATTATTCCTCTCTACTATATGAGCTATGACTACCTGACCCAATGTTCTATAGAGGGATTAATTTATAATGCATCTGGAGCTGTGGATCTCAAATACACCTATCTCCCTTAACACCGAGAGAATAGGATCATTAACCAATATTTTTTTGTTGAAGAAGGGTTTCTTTGCGGGTATACTAAGTCTCTCTATAAGAACGCTTTGATCAGAAATTGCTTCTATTTTAATTCATATATGGAGCAAAACAAAGAAGAAATATCCCAAGAGAAATACCCATGTGGTATTTTTATCTAGAAAAACAAAAGAGACCTATTCCTTGTTTAGTGAATATTGCAAACTAAGAATTATAATTTCAAGTTCTTCACTAATTTCAATCCCTATAAACTTAGATTAAGCCTTAAATTGAGAAACTCACATGAAGATATATAGACTTAAATACATCTTAAAAAGTCTTATTGCTATTCCTTGGTTACTCCTCTCTCTGTTAAGTTGCTCAAGACAAGGTAATGACCTTACGAAGAACACTCTAATCATTGCAATGAGCCATGATCCTGCGACTCTAGATCCTCGCAATACCTATTTGAGCAGGGATGCTTCCCTAGCAAAAGCTCTATATGAGGGATTAACAAGAATAACACATAAAGGGGTCGAGCTTGCTCTTGCAGAAAGTTATACTCTGTCTGAAGATAATACAGTCTATACTTTCAAACTAAGGCCCTCTTTATGGAGCGACGGAACCCCTCTTACTGCTTATGACTTTCAAGAGTCTTGGAGACAAATGCAGTTCAAAGAATTTTCATGTTCAAGACCTATACTACTTAGTGTAATTAAGAATTCTTCAGCGATTGTTAGCGGGGAACGAACTATGGAGGCTTTAGGTATACATGCACGAGATGATCTTACCCTAGAGATCTTACTCGAACATCCCTGTCCACACTTTCTAGAACTCCTTGCTCATCCAGCATTTTCTCCTGTACATAAGTCTCTTAGAGACTACAATATCACAAAATACAGAGACAAATATATTTCAAATGGTCCCTTTATCTTAAAAAAATATGAACACCAAAACTACTTAAGTTTAGAAAAAAATCCCCTTTATTATGATCACCAATCAGTCCACTTGGATTCTATAACTCTAAAAATCATACCTGATCCTTCCACTGCAA is a window from the Chlamydia serpentis genome containing:
- a CDS encoding ABC transporter substrate-binding protein: MFLRWVSLFLLITSLTGCLPYSAKHKQSLTIAIHDDPIAFSPEQAKRSMDLSIAKLLFDGLTRETPTGSNGLELAIASRYTVTEDFSSYTFYIKDSALWSDGTPITSEDIRNAWEYSQEHSPHTKVFEGLHFYTPSVNAINIVLESPNADFPKLLTFPAFAIFKPRNSKIFSGPYTLIEYSPGNSLFLKKNPNYYDYHYVSINSITLLIIPDIYTAIHLLNRGKIDWVGQPWHQGIPWELHRQTQYYYHSYPVEGAFWLTLNTKSPHLKNLQNRHRLATSIDKRSLIQEALQGSQEPAETLSRGMPQPNQYNKEKPLTPPEKLVLTYPSDIFRCQRIAEILKEQWKAAGIDLILEGLEYHLFVNKRKVQDYVIATQTGVAYYPGANLMPEEHKLLHNFEIIPLYYMSYDYLTQCSIEGLIYNASGAVDLKYTYLP